The following are encoded together in the Cynocephalus volans isolate mCynVol1 chromosome 4, mCynVol1.pri, whole genome shotgun sequence genome:
- the C4H11orf54 gene encoding ester hydrolase C11orf54 homolog isoform X4, producing MACAEFSFHVPSLEELAGVMQKGLKDNYADVQVSVVDCPDLTKEPFTFPVKGICGKTRIAEVGGVPYLLPLVNQKKVYDLNKIAKEIKLPGAFILGAGAGPFQTLGFNSEFMPVIQTESEHKPPVNGSYFAHINPADGGCILEKYSEKHHGFGCALLANLFASEGQPGKVIEVKAKRRTGQLNFVTCMRQTLEKHYGDKPVGMGGTFIIQKGKVKSHIMPAEFSSCPLNSEEEINKWLHFYEMKAPLVCLPVFVSRDP from the exons TTATGCAGAAGGGGCTAAAAGATAACTATGCTGATGTCCAGGTCTCTGTTGTTGATTGCCCTGATTTGACTAAGGAACCATTTACCTTTCCTGTAAAAG GCATCTGTGGGAAAACTAGAATTGCAGAAGTAGGAGGTGTGCCTTACTTATTGCCTCTTGTAAACCAAAAAAAA GTTTATGATTTGaataaaattgcaaaagaaaTCAAGCTGCCTGGAGCTTTTATTCTTGGAGCGGGAGCAGGCCCATTTCAGACTCTTGGGTTCAATTCTGAG tttatgCCAGTTATTCAAACAGAAAGTGAACACAAACCTCCTGTGAATGGAAGTTACTTTGCCCATATTAACCCTGCAGATGGAGGGTGCATACTAGAGAAATACAGTGAGAAACATCATGGTTTTGGATGTGCACTATTGGCTAATCTTTTTGCCAGTGAGGGCCAGCCTGGCAAG GTCATTGAGGTGAAAGCCAAAAGAAGAACTGGACAACTTAACTTTGTGACTTGTATGAGACAGACTCTGGAAAAACATTATGGAGATAAGCCTGTAGGGATGGGAGGTACTTTCATAATTCAGAAGGGAAAAGTGAAGTCTCACATTATG CCGGCAGAATTTTCTTCCTGCCCATTGAACTCTGAAGAAGAGATCAATAAATGGTTGCATTTTTACGAGATGAAGGCTCCTTTGGTTTGTCTACCAGTTTTTGTCTCCAGAGACCCA TGA
- the C4H11orf54 gene encoding ester hydrolase C11orf54 homolog isoform X3, which translates to MACAEFSFHVPSLEELAGVMQKGLKDNYADVQVSVVDCPDLTKEPFTFPVKGICGKTRIAEVGGVPYLLPLVNQKKVYDLNKIAKEIKLPGAFILGAGAGPFQTLGFNSEFMPVIQTESEHKPPVNGSYFAHINPADGGCILEKYSEKHHGFGCALLANLFASEGQPGKVIEVKAKRRTGQLNFVTCMRQTLEKHYGDKPVGMGGTFIIQKGKVKSHIMPAEFSSCPLNSEEEINKWLHFYEMKAPLVCLPVFVSRDPM; encoded by the exons TTATGCAGAAGGGGCTAAAAGATAACTATGCTGATGTCCAGGTCTCTGTTGTTGATTGCCCTGATTTGACTAAGGAACCATTTACCTTTCCTGTAAAAG GCATCTGTGGGAAAACTAGAATTGCAGAAGTAGGAGGTGTGCCTTACTTATTGCCTCTTGTAAACCAAAAAAAA GTTTATGATTTGaataaaattgcaaaagaaaTCAAGCTGCCTGGAGCTTTTATTCTTGGAGCGGGAGCAGGCCCATTTCAGACTCTTGGGTTCAATTCTGAG tttatgCCAGTTATTCAAACAGAAAGTGAACACAAACCTCCTGTGAATGGAAGTTACTTTGCCCATATTAACCCTGCAGATGGAGGGTGCATACTAGAGAAATACAGTGAGAAACATCATGGTTTTGGATGTGCACTATTGGCTAATCTTTTTGCCAGTGAGGGCCAGCCTGGCAAG GTCATTGAGGTGAAAGCCAAAAGAAGAACTGGACAACTTAACTTTGTGACTTGTATGAGACAGACTCTGGAAAAACATTATGGAGATAAGCCTGTAGGGATGGGAGGTACTTTCATAATTCAGAAGGGAAAAGTGAAGTCTCACATTATG CCGGCAGAATTTTCTTCCTGCCCATTGAACTCTGAAGAAGAGATCAATAAATGGTTGCATTTTTACGAGATGAAGGCTCCTTTGGTTTGTCTACCAGTTTTTGTCTCCAGAGACCCA ATGTGA
- the C4H11orf54 gene encoding ester hydrolase C11orf54 homolog isoform X1 has protein sequence MACAEFSFHVPSLEELAGVMQKGLKDNYADVQVSVVDCPDLTKEPFTFPVKGICGKTRIAEVGGVPYLLPLVNQKKVYDLNKIAKEIKLPGAFILGAGAGPFQTLGFNSEFMPVIQTESEHKPPVNGSYFAHINPADGGCILEKYSEKHHGFGCALLANLFASEGQPGKVIEVKAKRRTGQLNFVTCMRQTLEKHYGDKPVGMGGTFIIQKGKVKSHIMPAEFSSCPLNSEEEINKWLHFYEMKAPLVCLPVFVSRDPGFDLRLEHTHFFSHHGEGGHYHYDITPDIVEYLGYFLPAEFLYRIDQPKETHSIGRD, from the exons TTATGCAGAAGGGGCTAAAAGATAACTATGCTGATGTCCAGGTCTCTGTTGTTGATTGCCCTGATTTGACTAAGGAACCATTTACCTTTCCTGTAAAAG GCATCTGTGGGAAAACTAGAATTGCAGAAGTAGGAGGTGTGCCTTACTTATTGCCTCTTGTAAACCAAAAAAAA GTTTATGATTTGaataaaattgcaaaagaaaTCAAGCTGCCTGGAGCTTTTATTCTTGGAGCGGGAGCAGGCCCATTTCAGACTCTTGGGTTCAATTCTGAG tttatgCCAGTTATTCAAACAGAAAGTGAACACAAACCTCCTGTGAATGGAAGTTACTTTGCCCATATTAACCCTGCAGATGGAGGGTGCATACTAGAGAAATACAGTGAGAAACATCATGGTTTTGGATGTGCACTATTGGCTAATCTTTTTGCCAGTGAGGGCCAGCCTGGCAAG GTCATTGAGGTGAAAGCCAAAAGAAGAACTGGACAACTTAACTTTGTGACTTGTATGAGACAGACTCTGGAAAAACATTATGGAGATAAGCCTGTAGGGATGGGAGGTACTTTCATAATTCAGAAGGGAAAAGTGAAGTCTCACATTATG CCGGCAGAATTTTCTTCCTGCCCATTGAACTCTGAAGAAGAGATCAATAAATGGTTGCATTTTTACGAGATGAAGGCTCCTTTGGTTTGTCTACCAGTTTTTGTCTCCAGAGACCCA GGGTTTGATTTGCGACTAGAGCACACTCATTTTTTTAGTCATCATGGAGAAGGTGGACACTACCATTATGACATTACCCCAGACATAGTGGAATATCTTGGATACTTCTTACCGGCAGAGTTTCTCTATCGCATTGATCAACCAAAAGAGACCCATTCAATTGGGCGAGATTAA
- the C4H11orf54 gene encoding ester hydrolase C11orf54 homolog isoform X2 translates to MQKGLKDNYADVQVSVVDCPDLTKEPFTFPVKGICGKTRIAEVGGVPYLLPLVNQKKVYDLNKIAKEIKLPGAFILGAGAGPFQTLGFNSEFMPVIQTESEHKPPVNGSYFAHINPADGGCILEKYSEKHHGFGCALLANLFASEGQPGKVIEVKAKRRTGQLNFVTCMRQTLEKHYGDKPVGMGGTFIIQKGKVKSHIMPAEFSSCPLNSEEEINKWLHFYEMKAPLVCLPVFVSRDPGFDLRLEHTHFFSHHGEGGHYHYDITPDIVEYLGYFLPAEFLYRIDQPKETHSIGRD, encoded by the exons ATGCAGAAGGGGCTAAAAGATAACTATGCTGATGTCCAGGTCTCTGTTGTTGATTGCCCTGATTTGACTAAGGAACCATTTACCTTTCCTGTAAAAG GCATCTGTGGGAAAACTAGAATTGCAGAAGTAGGAGGTGTGCCTTACTTATTGCCTCTTGTAAACCAAAAAAAA GTTTATGATTTGaataaaattgcaaaagaaaTCAAGCTGCCTGGAGCTTTTATTCTTGGAGCGGGAGCAGGCCCATTTCAGACTCTTGGGTTCAATTCTGAG tttatgCCAGTTATTCAAACAGAAAGTGAACACAAACCTCCTGTGAATGGAAGTTACTTTGCCCATATTAACCCTGCAGATGGAGGGTGCATACTAGAGAAATACAGTGAGAAACATCATGGTTTTGGATGTGCACTATTGGCTAATCTTTTTGCCAGTGAGGGCCAGCCTGGCAAG GTCATTGAGGTGAAAGCCAAAAGAAGAACTGGACAACTTAACTTTGTGACTTGTATGAGACAGACTCTGGAAAAACATTATGGAGATAAGCCTGTAGGGATGGGAGGTACTTTCATAATTCAGAAGGGAAAAGTGAAGTCTCACATTATG CCGGCAGAATTTTCTTCCTGCCCATTGAACTCTGAAGAAGAGATCAATAAATGGTTGCATTTTTACGAGATGAAGGCTCCTTTGGTTTGTCTACCAGTTTTTGTCTCCAGAGACCCA GGGTTTGATTTGCGACTAGAGCACACTCATTTTTTTAGTCATCATGGAGAAGGTGGACACTACCATTATGACATTACCCCAGACATAGTGGAATATCTTGGATACTTCTTACCGGCAGAGTTTCTCTATCGCATTGATCAACCAAAAGAGACCCATTCAATTGGGCGAGATTAA
- the C4H11orf54 gene encoding ester hydrolase C11orf54 homolog isoform X5 → MPVIQTESEHKPPVNGSYFAHINPADGGCILEKYSEKHHGFGCALLANLFASEGQPGKVIEVKAKRRTGQLNFVTCMRQTLEKHYGDKPVGMGGTFIIQKGKVKSHIMPAEFSSCPLNSEEEINKWLHFYEMKAPLVCLPVFVSRDPGFDLRLEHTHFFSHHGEGGHYHYDITPDIVEYLGYFLPAEFLYRIDQPKETHSIGRD, encoded by the exons atgCCAGTTATTCAAACAGAAAGTGAACACAAACCTCCTGTGAATGGAAGTTACTTTGCCCATATTAACCCTGCAGATGGAGGGTGCATACTAGAGAAATACAGTGAGAAACATCATGGTTTTGGATGTGCACTATTGGCTAATCTTTTTGCCAGTGAGGGCCAGCCTGGCAAG GTCATTGAGGTGAAAGCCAAAAGAAGAACTGGACAACTTAACTTTGTGACTTGTATGAGACAGACTCTGGAAAAACATTATGGAGATAAGCCTGTAGGGATGGGAGGTACTTTCATAATTCAGAAGGGAAAAGTGAAGTCTCACATTATG CCGGCAGAATTTTCTTCCTGCCCATTGAACTCTGAAGAAGAGATCAATAAATGGTTGCATTTTTACGAGATGAAGGCTCCTTTGGTTTGTCTACCAGTTTTTGTCTCCAGAGACCCA GGGTTTGATTTGCGACTAGAGCACACTCATTTTTTTAGTCATCATGGAGAAGGTGGACACTACCATTATGACATTACCCCAGACATAGTGGAATATCTTGGATACTTCTTACCGGCAGAGTTTCTCTATCGCATTGATCAACCAAAAGAGACCCATTCAATTGGGCGAGATTAA